A section of the Carya illinoinensis cultivar Pawnee chromosome 12, C.illinoinensisPawnee_v1, whole genome shotgun sequence genome encodes:
- the LOC122290137 gene encoding calcium-binding protein CML37-like, with amino-acid sequence MGKGEEFKSVFEYFDEDGDGKISASDLRHRLGVMGGDLFSKEINVAVEAFDSDGDGFLSLEDFIGLVQGGGEEEKVKDLREAFSMYDTEGCGFITPKSLKRMLSRLGDSKSIDECTVMIKQFDLNGDGVLCFEEFRIMMQ; translated from the coding sequence ATGGGGAAAGGCGAAGAGTTCAAGAGTGTTTTCGAGTACTTCGATGAAGATGGTGATGGGAAAATATCGGCTTCGGATTTGAGACATCGGTTGGGTGTCATGGGTGGAGATCTGTTTTCAAAAGAGATAAATGTTGCAGTTGAGGCATTTGATTCTGATGGAGATGGGTTCTTGTCTTTGGAGGATTTTATTGGGTTAGTACAAGGagggggagaggaagagaaggtaAAGGATTTGAGAGAAGCTTTTTCAATGTATGATACAGAAGGGTGTGGGTTTATCACACCCAAGAGTCTGAAAAGGATGCTCAGCAGATTGGGTGACTCAAAGTCCATTGATGAATGCACAGTGATGATCAAACAGTTCGATTTGAATGGGGATGGTGTTCTTTGTTTTGAAGAATTCAGAATCATGATGCAGTGA